ctcacagtTGTATTTTTCCTTGTTCAAAttctttcagcttcttctttctctctccaggaGAGAGGCGTGAGGAGAACTCAGCAGCATTAATTCCACCAAAGAGCTGTACTAGGAGGAACAGTCTGAGAAGGAAAgaaggtcaaataaaaagtaTGAATAggcttgaaaataaaaaatacaaaattaagcAACAGCTCTCACCGACCTGTGTGCAGTCTCTCTGGAATTGGTGAAGCAGAGGATGGGGCTGAGCTTCATTCGtaggaggaagtgaaggacGAGGAGGGGTTTGCTGCTTAACGTACAGGGAACATAGTGCTCCTAAAAACACAAAGGTGCAGGTGTTCAAAAGGTCACATATTTGCTCGATATTTCTATCCACTTACATGTTTGCCTGTGCTCAATCCGGATTTGTCATTTCTTACCGTCAGGCCTTGGGGAAAGTCAAACCGCTCTTGTTTGTGGTTGGGGACTGCATGtgtggtgatgctgctgcatcTATGGAGGGAGCTAAAGAGTCTGGGCTGGTGGAGGCCCAGCTGCTGAAGCTTTTCTgggttttgtgtgagtgtggcaGAAAACAGCAGCTTCTGTAGTGGCATCTGAGgtggagacagactgagaggagACATGGCAAGGTTACTGATGATGCCTGTAAACAATTATTTGTTTTGCCTGCAAGACTGCTTGTAAATCAGGCTGGCATGTACGTGACATGCAGCAGAGAAGCAGTTGACATGGACATATTGAACGCGTTCATATCTTTCGTGAACAATGAATtgaacgaatcagttttcatatgctGAACCTGAACGTGTGACTTTCAGTCCAGTGAGCGTAAACATCACTCACGTTCAcgtttattaaataaataggaTTGTATCAGGCCATCCtctgaaataccaggagcgagagaaaatgtgtgtgtgtttgctgccagacaacgtgcacacacacacaggccacgGGGCTCCGACCCACTGCCCCCACTCACTCGCTATATCAGAGTTCGTGTTTGGGAAGCAGCCCGTAAATtactttgttgaagaacataGTTTTCTGGCTGCCACTGCTcgatgatcagagcagaagctgcagttggtttataccaagctggagtttctgtgtcctcctccagtctgacctgctctcactttaactaataaacactcatcactagttatcaggacctgatcagtactttgtgttttctccagaGTTTATTAGACTGCATTTAcacatcatgaaaaatgacatgtcaacattttgtgctcagtacaacacgagacgtaaTGCTCATGGCcaggactcagtgttaaaaTGAGCAGAGCGCAGACATGATCTGACACCATCAATTTATAGCTAAACACATGATCCTACGTTTGTCATCTAAattatccaaataaaaaaaatttcatTTCTTGAACCGTGAACTTAGTtagaattttgttttaaatgaactatgaacatgaactagttcattttcatctgtatGAACTGAGATTTGAActagttaatttaaaaaaaatggctcttttgatagtaaaggttacTGACCCCTGGTCTAGGCAAACATCTGTCATATTTAACAGGATTCTCTCAAAGTGTTCTTAAAATAATGTGCTCACCAGTCAAGAagtgttttgtgaggtcaccaAAATCTAATTCAGTTAATCTCTGAGTCCAATTGaagatttgaagaaattccctcaaggcttTCATGTTCACACGAATGGCAGGGCTTGACAGACGATTGTTGCTTTGGTACAGCAGATAACTGTACAACCCAAAACATAATGCTTTTATCCACTGGCTATCACCAGCGCAGAGGCATAGAGCTGAATATTAATTTCTACTGGTGGAAATCTGTTTCACCACTAAGACGTTTGTCTTGATATTGATTTTAAGGAGACAATCTGACTCACCTGGCTGCTGTGATGTATGCAGGTTCAGTTCTCCTGAAGATGGACATTGTACTTTGGTCACTTCCTGATCGGAAAACTGCCCTCACCACATGATTGAGCCAAGACTGGTGCATGCTTTCAATCATCCTATCAGCCTCATCAATTATCTGTgttggatgaaaaaatgaaatctattttaaagAGGACACAAATGATAAATAGCAAATTCACTCCATTATATCTACTGTTGTGAACATTAGAGCAGCAACTAACAATTATTTGATAATAGATTAATCTCAATCTCTGCCCCATTTCCAGCTGTTCAAGACGAAATACCAAACAGCACAATCATGCTCTCTGCGCAATCGGTCATTTAACTTGATTTGCATGGTGCATCATGGTGCACGGAAACAGGACACTACGTTATTGACTAGTAATTGCAAACTTTTCCACCACAGTGTGGCCTCAATGAATCACTGCACACAGCATATGTCAAACTAATGCCCATTACATAGGATACATAATTTGAGTAAGTGAAACTTTTCATATCTCAttcaagaggcttctttagtttgGTTCGCCAGGTCTTGAACAGTTTCATATCTCATGGCCACTCTATCTTCTTCCTAGGACTTATTATCTTTGTCTTATTCCCCCCCCACTTCAGAATCCAGCCACCATCGGAACTGGTGGCCACAATATATATCACTTGAGGGGCTCCATAGTTgccaaaaatgtattgattataATTGATTAGATCAAGTAGTTGTTGCAGGCCAAGTAAAGATATTGGTTCAAGCTACATATGTATTAAGAACTCACAAGGAACCTGAGATGTTTCAGACATAAGCCGGAATTCTTGTTGATGTGATCAACCAGTCGACCTGGAGTGGCCACAACAATGTCTACTAAACTGCGGGTTATGCctccactggaaaaaaaaagaaaaaattcagGATTAAAGAAATCTTTAAAAAAGGGAGAGTTCACCCAAATATCaaagttcactcattatctactcaccactatgccaatggaggggtgggttgAGTCCGCAAGTGTTTtgaggactcaaacacttctccCCTCCATTTGTATAGTGCAGCAGAAACGACAAAGTGTTATGTTCTTTTTGTACTCACCTTTGTTCAGAGAGTGAAGCCTGCTCTGCAGCAAATGACCTCTGACCAGCCAGCATCACCACTTTCAGAGTTGTTCCCTCAGCATATGATGTGAACACTTTGCAAACCTGCCCAAGAGAACATGTCCACTTAGCTTATTCGTAAtctacagcaaacacacaagggTTTGGGTTTGAAGACATTCTGACCTGCTGAGCAAGCTCTTTGGTTGGCAACACAGCCAAAGCCCGGACTTCACACACCACCCGCTCCATCAACATCTGATGGTGGGAAAATCTTACCACATATTACACTTGCTTCAATCATGccatatatatgtacatacatGTGTACTCAAAGGTACTTATAAAATAAAGCAGGCAGCTTACCTGAATGACAGGTATCACAAATGCAAGAGTCTTGCCACTGCCTGTaggtgcagacacacagatatcTCTCGGCTTGTAGCCACCGCGTCCGATAAGCAGCCCTAGCTGCATGCTCTCCAAGATGGCCGGAATGACCTCTGCTTGaactgtgaaaacatcacagtaACTATTCACAACTTTTATTCTGTAAGTGTAGTCACTACACTCATGGTTTAAAAACATGAGGGCCTTAGAGCGCAACAGAATATTTATCTAGTATagggccttttttttaaatacacaaatataactAACAAATACACAGATTGATTCAGCCAGGGTCATTACCAGGAAAGAAGTGCTGAATTCCATTATTCTGTAGTTTTTTCACAAGTGGCGCACACAGCTGGGAGATGTCAGAAATGGGGACctggttgtttttaatgtctctgTGAATCACATCAGGCTCAGCAAGCCACTGTGGCAGGACTCTTTGTATCTGTAAACACAGGAATAAACACTATATATGATGTACAAGCATATATGGTTCCCAGATGAGCACTGCTAATCATATTGTTGACTCCTCCTTCAGCACCATCAAAGTAACACCTTACCTTTTGGAAAGGTTTGTTTTCAAATCCTCCCACAACTGTGAATCCAATTGGAGTGGAAGACATCTCTGTGGTTTGCTTTAATCTGTAAttgtctgcctctgctgcttcactgtCCTCTGGTCCATCTCTTCCAGTCACAGGAGGCTCTGACAGACATTGAGGTGAACCGTCTAACAGATCCAAACAAAgatttttacaatattaaaaATCATATTCAAGCCTTTCAAGTCCAGtataataaatgtgttaatttgcAGCTTCCCAGCAGCAATGGAAGTAAGTAAAGTCTTGAAAGACAATGCAAAGAATTCCTACAACTTTTCTTGATTATTTTCTCGATGACTTACAAACCACTAAAATAAATAGACAGATTCATTCTACAGCTACATCAGAGTCATCCTGACTCACCCACCCAATAACCACAAAACATGGAAAGAGCAGATTAATTAGACAATAATAAAGCAATCAATGACTTGTTGGAGCGGAATAATGAAACTCACATACAGTATGTTAATATGAACTTAGATTAGAATAAATATCTTTCTAAGGATGGGAGGCAAATTATATACAAAACAAGTGCATGATATTACTGACGGTTGGGTGCATTAGAGGATGACACTAGACAGTGACCCTGAGGCAgctgtgtgaaagagaaaatcaTTGTCTATACAGGTCTCATTTCAATATATTTTGgcatcatatttaaaatcccACATGTATTCAGATGACAGCATTAAAATTCTTCAGTCAGACGAGGCTTTTTTAACCCTTGAAGGTGGACTGTTAAAGACTCACACCAAGTCTGGAAAACCCATGACATTTTtcataagaaaaaatatttaaacatgtcaaacatgatttgaagttatttaaaaaggtccagtgtgtaagatttaggtgaaatttATCCATTTTCAGAAATTTAATATTAAACAATCCGTGTGTAATTTTCTACATGGTACGACTTATTGTTGTCTTTACCTTacaatgagccctttatatttaaatacctcatatttacattgggagcgggtcctctctacatAGCCCTccatattttttacagtatcccagtcaggacaaactaaaTACATTGAGTTTTTAATGATAACTGaagggacatattatgcccattttaccacaagtcgATATGGTTCCGTGGGGCGGACCAAGGCAATGTAAAAGAGACTCCCATTTTGCTTGTGACGAGAGAAGGATATGGAAGCTCATTCGCAGTCACTAAAGCATGACGTTTCTGACTTCAGGACGATTTATAGTCCGGTTTTacgcacgcaagacacgcacgCACGCCCTCGCGTGCCCTCttgcggcttgcgtgcgtcagCCAATTTTTCTAGCTATACGACAtagcgacgcgagcctcacgcagcccgcaaggcttgtgattggtctgcttactacatccggTCCGGaatctagtttccggtttcatgccatataatacgcggaaatcacggaagatttagaagaacgaatatggaccaaatagatgagcacttggcagaagagatacgaaagtatgaccacttgtataacccgtcactgactggctgatttgtctgccagaaataggctatgaggagccggagtggcgacgtaaataaacagtcgacgaagaagaagacgtctcttctttgtgtgttttgtcttcaaCAAACAACATTACAcagcctagtgttctggcggtgaattgcgttgcaacacatGCAACACTGCgcggccttccgcggttgcagtcgcaggactataattcggcctttagaGGAACCATAACAAAGTCGTTTTTTTCCAGACTTTTGGGgtcggtagacatgccagatacccaaattaacgtgtagaagcactacaaaagtggaattttcataaaaTGGCCCCGTTAATgcttggaaggggagggtgaggtgaggggatatcagctgcagcatgcatcctcaccactagatgttaCTAAAccccacacactgaacctttaagagcAATTCTTTCATGAGACACGATGAGGTGAAAGACAAAACGCAGAGAGGGACAGCGGAGTCTGTGTACACACATCTAAGATTCTTTTTCGGTCTTGCATTCAAACCTTTCTTATTAATTTTCTCTTTGACAGGCTCATCATGGTTTGCAGAGCTCAACTCACACAAAGGAGCTACTTCTGAATTCCTCTTTTTGTGGAGTTGAGGCTCCTGACTGCTGTCCTTGTCAggtcttcttttctttttgtcaaccAGCTGTAGTTTCTGCTCCTCAAACAGGTCTGGTTTCTGTTCTGTCAAACtctgtttctgcttctctttaGCCTTCTGCTGCAGTTTAGCAAGCAACACCTGAGACTGAGAGTCTTTTGAAACGCTCCCATCTTCCTCCACTCCAAGATACCTGTGAGCAACAAGACAACATTTTTCAAAGCTCATatctttaaaacagaaaagtcTTGAGTCTCCAGCATCATTTCACTGCTCTGTGAGGCTTTGAAACATCAGacatcaattaaaatgaatcaaattgTTAAGATGCCGTAAAAAACgaaagtcattaaaaaaaattgctttaaCTGTGTTCACACAATGTGGTGGAAAAGCAGAAATGAGACCAGAAAATCTTGGTGATGAACAGGACAGTACATTAAAGTTGAATCTACCagatataaaacacaataaaaatgttgataGCTTTTCGAACTTCTTAATCCTAGAACACTAACGTACAATAAGTAACAGCATCACTTACGTCGGGTACATTTTACCCGATATAATATCCCCGataaaaaacactcaaaaatatattaatgtacaaCAATACATGGCAATTACTATTCTTTATTTTCCCCTCTACAACATCTCATAAACCGATAAAAAGGTATCATGGGGGAACCCTATAAAACGGCTCTaaaatttgtgaaaaataagGGAGTCGTTAAGAAAAATTCcctaaaaattaaataatagagCTGTGAACTTGTTCTTCGGTCCAGCCGTTCCTGTGACCTATCCGGTGATGGTACAGTctccctgcatcatttacaacttatattatattcaaaCAGGGATTGGAGCAGGGAAACTAGCCGACCTTCTATGACATAATTGAGCAGACTGAAGCTACTCAGACAGCAGCAACATAATGAAAATCCCATGACCACACTAGCGTGGGTAAAAATCACCATGCGTTAGTGTTCTAGAAACCTTTAATGCAAAATACTTTACTGCATTTACATGCAGTAAATGGTCTGAAAAACAAGCGATGTGAGCACAGAAAACAGGCCTACCTGTTCACAATAAACAGAGACATGTCTGAAGCGAGATGAAACGCTCCTACTGAAAAGCTCCAAGTGCTTGTTTCAATTACTTTGAAAGTTTAAATTGACTAAATATTCTCTCCGGCAAGATTCGAAGTCTTTTAAGTTACGTAATAGTTAGCCTTCATAGTCCCACATTGCCTCGTGTGTTGGTTTGGTTCACTGTCTGCGCAGCATGGATTTCTTCTTTGAGGTTTATTGGCTGTTGGCAAATAACGAATTGGTGCATTACCTCCACCAACTGGTAGGGAGGGCCTCATGCGGTTAATGCTGTAAATTCTTTTTTACTGGGTGCATTTGACTTAAGGTGGTTTTTCCATGATAGTGCTATCAcccaggcacgtgcacagacattctggggggcaggtgctcaaaccccccaaaaagggcacccatcgccaacattgtttatgaaattaaaataatgataataaattcattataaatatataagttgatatttatttgtgtttacaaactaactcaaattattaaattgaataaataaatgaataacaggccaAACAAGGCCaactgacagagttgaagcataagcagcattacactgataatatagcctggatgccacacaaatttagccccgcccacaacatttgaggtgagtctgacaacgtcaggctactgataatataccacaatatacatcaccagactgtcatgtagctaaACTTAAGACCTTcctttcattttaataattctgattttaaatgaaacaaaactagtgaacttgtctaatttgtagaacagtaaaactgcctttaaatcaTCTGCCTgactgtctgcctgcctgcctgtatctctctccctctcttcaataaacatgacaaacgtcagtaaacagctggacaaggcttttatttttatttttttgggaaacgtcgg
This genomic window from Platichthys flesus chromosome 18, fPlaFle2.1, whole genome shotgun sequence contains:
- the ddx51 gene encoding ATP-dependent RNA helicase DDX51 isoform X1, with product MSLFIVNRYLGVEEDGSVSKDSQSQVLLAKLQQKAKEKQKQSLTEQKPDLFEEQKLQLVDKKKRRPDKDSSQEPQLHKKRNSEVAPLCELSSANHDEPVKEKINKKDGSPQCLSEPPVTGRDGPEDSEAAEADNYRLKQTTEMSSTPIGFTVVGGFENKPFQKIQRVLPQWLAEPDVIHRDIKNNQVPISDISQLCAPLVKKLQNNGIQHFFPVQAEVIPAILESMQLGLLIGRGGYKPRDICVSAPTGSGKTLAFVIPVIQMLMERVVCEVRALAVLPTKELAQQVCKVFTSYAEGTTLKVVMLAGQRSFAAEQASLSEQSGGITRSLVDIVVATPGRLVDHINKNSGLCLKHLRFLIIDEADRMIESMHQSWLNHVVRAVFRSGSDQSTMSIFRRTEPAYITAASLSPPQMPLQKLLFSATLTQNPEKLQQLGLHQPRLFSSLHRCSSITTHAVPNHKQERFDFPQGLTEHYVPCTLSSKPLLVLHFLLRMKLSPILCFTNSRETAHRLFLLVQLFGGINAAEFSSRLSPGERKKKLKEFEQGKIQLLVCTDAAARGIDINRVKCVVNYDAPQYIRTYIHRIGRTARAGKTGLAFTLLLRVQEKSFLQMVVDAGSPGIQKQIVKHENLKSMEPRYEQTLQELAMVIKDERAK
- the ddx51 gene encoding ATP-dependent RNA helicase DDX51 isoform X2, whose protein sequence is MSLFIVNRYLGVEEDGSVSKDSQSQVLLAKLQQKAKEKQKQSLTEQKPDLFEEQKLQLVDKKKRRPDKDSSQEPQLHKKRNSEVAPLYGSPQCLSEPPVTGRDGPEDSEAAEADNYRLKQTTEMSSTPIGFTVVGGFENKPFQKIQRVLPQWLAEPDVIHRDIKNNQVPISDISQLCAPLVKKLQNNGIQHFFPVQAEVIPAILESMQLGLLIGRGGYKPRDICVSAPTGSGKTLAFVIPVIQMLMERVVCEVRALAVLPTKELAQQVCKVFTSYAEGTTLKVVMLAGQRSFAAEQASLSEQSGGITRSLVDIVVATPGRLVDHINKNSGLCLKHLRFLIIDEADRMIESMHQSWLNHVVRAVFRSGSDQSTMSIFRRTEPAYITAASLSPPQMPLQKLLFSATLTQNPEKLQQLGLHQPRLFSSLHRCSSITTHAVPNHKQERFDFPQGLTEHYVPCTLSSKPLLVLHFLLRMKLSPILCFTNSRETAHRLFLLVQLFGGINAAEFSSRLSPGERKKKLKEFEQGKIQLLVCTDAAARGIDINRVKCVVNYDAPQYIRTYIHRIGRTARAGKTGLAFTLLLRVQEKSFLQMVVDAGSPGIQKQIVKHENLKSMEPRYEQTLQELAMVIKDERAK